The DNA region ggatttgctgcaaaaaatgttatattttattacattttttgcagcaagcccatagatcatttttgcccgcgtgtaaacacgtcagcgatctgcagttctcaccaacacatagaatgctggcgcgtccccgagcaacactctagagagcacattatgttcgcgctctgtccctcaccattcatcaagcgtccatggcgcggtggtagcgtttcggatcagcaacccagaagttgatggttcaatcctcgttctgttaagatttttttttctgcaatacaatcaatctgccgtcggtaatgtcgataattgtcggtaacgggcaaaaatgtcatacccctatatcgcaaaaaatgcatgaggacagatttcatgcagattctgatatactttcatgccgccatgtatcacaatcatgcgaccgccggttgggtgtgtttagatttggctgccgatgcgaaaaactaaacggctaatatgccactcttatgggaagaAGATTTGGTGACGAACActaaaacgcttttttctcggaatacttgatttggcataatagccgaattttcaattatgggcagtagtGGACActtgttcatatttttttgaactgATTTGAATGATGTCGTCATCTCGTAGCTTGTTCATCACTGCATATCAGCGGAGTTTGGTTTGGGTGTAGCAAAATCTGTTGCCACCAAGAAGTCACTTTGTATTGAGTAAAATGACGATACAGTTCAAATGGGTaggttaaaataaatttcaaacagTGACATTTGTGTGCAACATTTGGTGGAATCCCATGCAGAAGGTTGTGCCAGAACCAGTTTCCTGTTTAATTAAAGGTATTTGTACAATGTACGCCTACGTTAATTACCGGTTATTCTAGAACACCCTTAAAATGGTCCGACCAAAAGTCTAATTCCCGTAGTTTCCTCATTCATAAGTGACTTTCCTTCGGGAGGTGTTGGGATTTGGTCACATTATCGGTTCACGAGTTCGAACAGACAGTCTACAATGAAAAATCACATACTTTTCATTAAGctcaatttcaagtttttgaaaatcttcggCCTGTGGCACGATGGAAACGAATCGCGTTCCTACAAAGTATATCGAATTGTGTTTCTCGTAATTTTCTTCCTACTCTATTTAGGATCGATTGTGATAAGTGCAGTGTTGACCAGTTCTGTCGAAGAGTTTTTCTCGCAAATTTTGTACGCAGCGCTGACCGAAATGGCTATGGCGGTGAAAACATTTTACGGATATTATCACTTCGTAACAATCTATCGACTCCACAAGCAagcaatttcaaagaattttcaaCCGGTCAACGCCGAGGAAGAtaaacgatcaaaaaatttgctgAACAAGATTAACTTGTATTTTTTCGGCTATCTCCTGTGGAGTACTGCTGGAGTTTGGACCAACATAGCATTTCTTTTCAACGGCCAGTTCAAGCTACCATTCTTCCCGTGGCTGCTCGGAATCCCGTACGGCAAACACCTGCCCTACAATTACAACTTTTTGTTGTTCTATCAACTCACCGGGATTTGGATCCACGCTGTTCTCAACGTAATCGTGGACTCCCAGGTCGGATATCTGCTGGCTGTCGCGGGCATCCAGATGGACTTTCTGGCGGCCAGGCTGGAGGCAACGCAAGCCGGAAGAATCGGTCAGAAAAAGTTTCGAAACACGTACAAACAGCACATCAAACATTTCAACGTGGTGaacaattttgtgaaaaatgtcgaACGAGTCTATTCGAAGTCGGTATTTAGTCAGTTTTGTGCCAGCGGAATCACAATTTGTGCCATAGCTTATAGGCTTTCTTCGGTATGAGTTAGAAATAATTTTCTATGAATTTCCTAAATAATGTGTCAAATGTTTTCAGGTCAACTTTGCGAAAGAATTCTCCACCGTGCTACCAATTGGTATCTACCTGCTATCGATGCTGAATCAGATCTTTTTACACTGCTACTTTGGGAACGAGGTTACCCTGAAAAGCTCGAGATTAACGAACGCACTGTATACGTCGGAGTGGTACAAGATGACACCAAAGGATAGAAAGAACGTTGTCATGATGATGACACGTTCGATCAGGCCCATTACGGTGAAGGCTGGTGGATTTTTCCACTACAATTTACATTCCTTCTCGTGGGTGCGTATTGTTGTTTAAAAGAGCTTTTGTCATGTTTTAGCATTTTTACCTTTTCAGACATTAAATACTGCATACTCGTTGTTTTGTGTATTACAAAGGCGAAAAAGTATTGTAGAAAATGAGCATTAAAAAGAGTTAAATTTTTACGTTCTGACTCATGGAATCGACAAATAAGTGGAATAAACATTGTTTTCAGCGTGAAACTGTTTCTATTGTGATATGAGttcgttttttgccttcctcgctgAGGAGAGGCTATAACATCACTCTGGAAATGaacttttcaatttgacttCCTAGACCCACTTTCCTCTATACTTATCttctcagaatcaaattctgagcaaatggcTGTGCGTGTGTGGGgatgttgattaaaaatttgcaattgatttTCTCGGCTTTGGCTGGACGAATTGTTATGTGGTCCACTCGGTTCATTTTAAGGTCCTAGACGGTGTGTTTTGTAgaaaaaactaatgataaaaaaatcggtatgtctgatatttggaaccgtgaaagaagggctctttcccgacattttgcgggctCTACCGGAATATTTCGTTATTTTTCggtttatgggatatttgttcaaaaacgtcacagaacatcggtgcattcatgttgatatcactcaaaatttcttatgaatatgttTTGAGAACTCTAACtaactatatttgaccaatacTTGAcctccaccaaaaaaaaatcgagtcaaatttaccagattcctacttttctttgaaattattccaaaatccaagctggacaCCATGATAcaaccgaaaatatttttttttctttgtacaatttgtcatgaaaattcaGCAATACATTGCCCGAATACGAATTTGAGcaataaacaatgcaaaacatggaTCATTCAattaataagctgtttattactcaatagatttcgattttttaatcctctgccacattacaccataacattcaaaaacatgttagaatcaatcacatagtagaaaacagttttctgaacaaattccataaaaaagtatcagctTTGGTTCAATAttagcagagatatgcccaatttcctaaaataagtaggggaacagcatctaattccagcgtgcctctaatgttgctatATCAttactttgacattcaattacagctcattaaaagggtttgaaatcgagtgataaaaagttcaataagaagtgaacaaacaaatttctatcagaagttttgcaaaattagttgtttaaatagtgaaaatcagctaattggatggagttaggagcgagggcttaacctgccaaacatacgagaaattCCCCTAGTGACTTTCtccaacaatttttaatttaattcctTTTCACATGATCGGCACTGCCTACTATACTGCCTACatgaatttcgtcaaaatcaaaacttattacaatttttatgtttcaataaaatattatcatcataaaaaTTATCAGAGTAGGCAGTGTTCATCATGTGaaagaaatcaagaaattttggcGGGTGAattactctataaatgagagaaaggcagcaaccacctgaagatggcttaaggggttacatacatgtagaaaatcgcaatatttcataattccgaatatttattaaatcctttgCAAAGATGAATTCCAATCACTTTCATGGAGATATGTCATGATTTAAGTGAGTAGATTACGATTTAAGTTTAAACTTTTGCCATGTGctgcaaagcggactgtcaaactttgtgagcgttttacTCTGAACACCGATTTGATTTACGGgtaccacgatatctcgagttggaatagaccaaattggctgaatttggggtgaagattctcaagacatattccgtgtgcatgacgaagcccgtttttgaaattttgttaaaaaaatacaaacatcaaaaactgacaaatttttttacataaaaaaaaacaaaaatatttttatcttaaaaaaaaacttatttaaaatcggccttcgtcatgcacacgggaccggttaaATGAGTCTTCATCAAAATGTTGAGCCGaattggtcaaagcagtgttgagatatcgtggcacccgttttttgaaacttcaaatagctataactcggcaaatatacaaccaaatgtgttcaaattgattttattgatagaTGATAATTAAATGCCcagaaaacagatttaaaaaaaagtttaagcgtGTGCTGAAACCATCCTCTgcaatttttgccgatttacatgtatgtaaccccttaagtaaaGGCATGTTAAATACATCCAAAGGTAAGAAATGCTGCAGAAATAGCCGTACAGAACGCTCAGTAAAATCGAGATATAACCGCAGTTTCTCCACGCACACCACGGTtgaattgataaaaataataataataaacaaaaacacatAGAGCGAGGATCGAATCACCAATTTTAAGATTGGACCCCAACACGTTACCACTGCACTATTGAACGCTTGATGATAAGAGGGAGAGTGCGTAAAGATCAGAATCACTATCCAGAGCACGCTTTGTGCAAACATTGACatttaaactaaactaaacagaCTTTTGACAACTCTAAACAATCAGACTGTTGATGCTAATGATGTCAATGACTGCTAGGAACAATAAAACAAGAAAGAAGATGACCAAACTGATTTGAGCCTGTTTCAACTTGAATGACAATGCCAGTGGATGAcatcaaaagaaaatattatattttttcaaacattccaATTATTTTAAGAGTTATCCTTATAGTTTAAGGTGTGCTGTAGTACAGCAAACAGTGAATAAGCCGAGTTTAGAGTCtacaaaatggaaaattatcattattattatcGATATAAGAGTCAAGATTCTGAGTGAAAACAAACTCACCGTAGAAAATAGTTGTAAGTTACACCGAAAGAAACAACCAGCTCTTACTGTTATCGATTTGCCGTTAGTTAGTGTcatcaaaagcaaaatataacgTCTAAACTTTCGGTCCAGCCTGTACCACTCACAGGAGTACAGCGAATTCGTCAAACGCTGGCCTTTGAGGATAATTTCGTTACCATAATAGCACGGAAGATAAATTTCCACCATCATCGAGCAAAGATACATGGCCGTGGCAATGATCAAGGGCTGGTTATCTGGGGTTATACTAATCTGTTGAGAAAAGCGTTAGGTTCTACGGAATATAGAGTAAATCGAGTTGTAACCTACAGTTGACAACCTAAATGCGGTGGCACACATCGTGATTCCACTCACGCAAAACTGCACAAAAACCGGTGCCGAGTAGATGCGTTCGACTTGTTTAGCAAAGCGACGAACCCGCTGGTAGTGTGTAATGCAGCGACAAAACTCCCGTTGACGATTGTCCCGGAACACGATCCGGGACAGACCGGTGAAGCTTCGCTCAAGCTGTTCCAGCTGGATTCCCACCGTGGCCAGCATGTAAGCAATTTGGATGTCTCCAGCAACGTTCAGCATGCAGTGGACGATCATCCCGAACACTTGGTAGTACGCTATTAGGTAATAGTTTAGGGGATGATCTGGACCGTACGGGATTCCGAAGAACCAGGAGAATGTCGGCAGTTTGTAGTTGCCTTGGAAAATGTGGATCGATGTAGTGAAAGCTGTTAGTATACTTATGATGAAATAGGACATCAGaatttggtttaaattttgtaaaattattcgTTGTTTCCTTTCATACATCGGTGAAAAGTGTTCTGAAACTGATATGTTTAATAGCTTGACGATTTGTTCGAAGTTATGATAGGTGGAAACGGTTTTGACAAGCATTGCAAATTCTGTTAACAGAATAAAAAGATCATCCTTCCAAAGCTGCTCACTGTTCTTCTTGAAGGCTCCGATAACCATGGATAGTAGATATAAGTACAAGAATGGGACCGTGAAGATCCACCGATACGTTCTGTACCATGATCTTTGGTTATTTTCGCGCCAAATTCCAAAGCAGCGGTAAATCCACAAGGTTACCCTCACGGATGTTATTAATGGTTTCGTAGATTCCATTCCGGATCCGGTCGTAACGAGTTGTGAAGTACTAATGATATTGGCTGAAAATACGAGTCAATTCCAGGATCTTCAAAAGACAGATTTTTAATTGCAGACGAAGTTAATTAAGGGGTACGAAATCCTTGATTGGTGTGAACAAAATAATTAGGCATCACTGGATCAAATTTATACATTTGAAAAGTCACATAGTAGAACAAGTTGTTTGGAGAAGCAGTCCATCAATCATGGAACACTACTTTTCTTCGATAAGTTTTAGTTTCAAAGTTCTCAAAATATTCGGACTTTGGCGTACCAACAAGGAACGTTACTCGTACAAAGTTTATCGAATGTTCTTCATCTGcgtgtttttcatgttttatctGGGATCGATATTTGTCAGTGCACTGACAGTTAGTACTGTGGACGAATTCTTCTCCGAAATATTGTACATTGCACTGACGGAAATCGTCATGGCATTTAAAACATGTGCTGGCTTCTTCAAATTCTACACCATTAAGCAACTTCATCAGCAAACGCATTCGACGGATTTTAAACCTTTGAATGCCAAAGAAAGAAAGATTTTCGACAAGTCTATCACCAGAATCAACAGATACTTCTGGCTTCTACTGTGCAGCACGTGTACCGTTTGGTTTAACCTATTGGCCCTGTTCAGCGGACAGTTTAAACTTCCAATGTTTCCGTGGATGTTGGGAATTCCTTACGGGCGACATCTGCCCTACAACTTTTACTTTCTTGCCGTCTACCAAACTACCGGAATGTTCCTTCACGCGTTTATCAACATTATTCACGACATTCAAGTGTGTTACTTGCTGGAGGCAGGATCCATCCAGCTAATGCTACTCGAAGAACGGTTCAGTACGACCCAGTCGAAACAAACTGGTCGACACAATCATCGAAAACTTTACATCAAATACATGGAACATTTCGTCAAGATAACCAACTTTGTTAAACAAGTGGAAAGTGTATGGTCCAAGGCAATCTTCAGCCAGTTTTGTGCAAGCGGAATAACGATTTGTGCAATTTCATTCCGGTTGTCGTCGGTAAGTTTGAAAGTGTCCTTAGTAATCAAACTTGAAAGGATTTAACCCATTTTATTTGCTTTAGCTAAACTTCGCCCAAGATTTCCCAAACGCTCTGACTTCACTACTCTACTTGATCCTGATGATGAATCAAATATTCATGCCGTGCTACTTTGGGAACGAGGTAACGCTGAAAAGTGCCCGCCTAACCCACGCCCTATACTCATCCGAATGGATCAAAATGAATGCGCCAGAGCGGAAGGAAATCCAAATGATGATGATCCGATCGATGAAACCGATCGTGCTCAAGGCCGGCGGATTCTTCTACTACAATGTGGGGATGTTTACGTCGGTAAGATAAAGCTGATTGaaaaaagagcagttctctagattttcgcaaaaaaaaaagtttttgtttatttacatcaacgtaattttttttaaactttatcatCCTGGtatgagaatcgaactcacgacctctggattgaaaATCCAGCACGCCACTAGTCAGTCGAaccccatcccctaccggtcagtattctcaatgagcagatttactctttgaagggatctgactttgccaaaCCTAACAGGAATCGATCaaccttttcattttttttggcaaTGTTTAATCTTTGTACTTTAAATttgcgataaaaaaaactttagtgaGCTATTGATAAAgggtaccgttttcaagttatagccattttagggaacttttttgaaaaaggtcgaatttatttttattttttgtccaactttttagaactttgttgatacgatatTCAATGTTACAcctttttgatatgtttgtctttgatccaacatattttgaaaacattaaaaatgattgtgatgcatggcggcatgaaagtatatcagaatgtGCAcagtcctcatgcattttttgcgatataggggtatgacatttttgcccgttaccgacaattatcgacattaccgacggctttttgattgtatttcacacaaaaaaaaacccttaacagaacgaggattgaaccaccaacttcttggttattgattcgatacgctaccaccgcgccatcgacgcttgatgaaatgtgagtgaaagagcaccaacatattatTCTCTTTGGAGAGTTGCTCGGgcacgggccagcattatatgtgttggtgagaactgcagatcgctgaaatgtttacacgcgggcaaaaatgatctacgggcttgctgcaaaaaatgttataaaatgtgacattttctgccgCAAAtctactgttgcagattttgagatatatttttcttttgggTGTATCTATAACTTTCTATAACTAAAGAAACTCACTTATCGAAATttaattaatataaaaaaaaataatctttttttcgtttttttttacattcatttcatttcaaaacATCGTAGCTTggccaaagattttttgcttattctcATAGAATTGCACAAGTGTCAAAAATACAGCAAGTTTTCATTGCAAAATCAGTTCTTTAACTGGTTTTTGAAATCATACAGtgacaaattttgcaaatatttcaaaaatgccacagatttttaaaattacgaaaaaaattggaaataacTTAATTACTTGGGtgataattgatttaaaattaaggGCAAAAtgtgtttcatatttcaatattttccttctcttgccaaatccattgttagaatatccaattacatctaaatgaattatagtgtaaaccatagttgaaaggaactccaaaactctattaggttataagaaacactaaattgtaaattgattatttactaataaacactaattgaattgaatatttcaatacATTGACAAGGCATTTAACTCCCATTTGACCTTTTTGATGCTTTTTTAGGAGATTGAGgatgaacaacatttttttacaccGAATTGATCAAAAAGCTATTTTCGGGATTTTTATGGGAAGCCTCCATATTTTTATGGAGAATTGGGCCCTAAAATTATGCTTTAATTAATGATATCATTGCATTGCATCATTGcaaacgataaagcttatttatctgagtacaatgactcttTCTACAACCGCAaaggattaaaaataaatttaaaaaaaatatcttttcggCCCTCCTTAACATAAAGACCCTAATTTACAACTCGTTTCAAGGGGACGATAGTTGTCCCATCGTAAAATGGTGtctacaatttattttttgcattaaaatgaaaataaacaatatcagaaatggtttttaaacgtGTTTTTTATACCGTAGTACATAAAATTTACATAAGGCTCCTTTTGTAAGGAGAGAAAAATAATactgaccgattcttcggctcctttttaaaaaaaatccaagtttttttcagcgttttggctgtagtggcaaaataaaagaagaaacctaccaatgttataacatttttggaaagataattgattttcctaaaaagaaatatcatgcagaattaaccatatagtacctgtgcttctcctgaaataaaaatgtagcgtgacgggacaacatcgtaaaactggacttttaaaaggaaCACTAGTTTGATTtgtaaaaacttttgctcttctacacattatcactaattaaaaaacgaatcttgaactgaaagaattggttgaaatttgagtttttgccagccatttcttttcgtgacgggacaacgaaaggagcagatttatgaaaaaactcttcttccgttcaatggcttgcagaccacatTTGGACAGTattcttggcttttaaggtaagaaaacgcatttaaagcacattgcaattattgcatcataatcaaaatgatttttatcatattaaaaatcacattgaaaatagaaaaatgtgacattttggtgtagcttcgctaagaatcggtctacTAAGGCATAATTCGACTCAAATAGTGGAGAAAgtttcaattaaataaaaaaaaaaaatgcaattaaaaatCGGTTTGCGAagtcgtagagaactgctcgtgtttttttttcttttataaagtgtttttttttattccagacATTGAACACTGCATATTCTCTGTTCTGTGTTTTACAGAGAAGAGTAAGTTCGACACGTGGCGAAATGTaatgaaaatttgcaatttgaaagCTGTAACAAATTGTATCAAACATTTTATTGTTTACTTACATTTTGTTCacaattattgatttttcatcataaaaaCCTTCAAAAGCAGATTTCGAACTTTGTTATAACACAGAACATTAATTTATAAGCAGAAAGTTTTCAAACAATAAATAAGCACCCTTCTACTAAATTATCTTACAGTTAGATCAGAGATCAAAAAGTTTTTCCCgtaaccgggaatttccaaaaacgGATAATTATAGGACtttccaaaaaaacttttttccataAATCGAACCCTCTGATTCAACTCTGAGTCAGTAGTCCTCGAAAAAATCCCCTCAAATGGCACGCTTCGGCGAGTACATTCCAAGTGAACGGTTAACCTTCTGGATCTGGAAAATCCTCGGCATCTGGGCGACCCAGGATGAAAGTCGGCTGTACCGTGCGTTCCGATGGATCTACCACTTTACGTTCACAATCGTGTACCTGTTTTGCATCTTTATAAGTTCGTTCTTCAAAGAAACCATGGCCGAGCTGTGGTCGGATGTGATGTTTAT from Culex quinquefasciatus strain JHB chromosome 3, VPISU_Cqui_1.0_pri_paternal, whole genome shotgun sequence includes:
- the LOC6032255 gene encoding odorant receptor 94a isoform X2 codes for the protein MKNHILFIKLNFKFLKIFGLWHDGNESRSYKVYRIVFLVIFFLLYLGSIVISAVLTSSVEEFFSQILYAALTEMAMAVKTFYGYYHFVTIYRLHKQAISKNFQPVNAEEDKRSKNLLNKINLYFFGYLLWSTAGVWTNIAFLFNGQFKLPFFPWLLGIPYGKHLPYNYNFLLFYQLTGIWIHAVLNVIVDSQVGYLLAVAGIQMDFLAARLEATQAGRIGQKKFRNTYKQHIKHFNVVNNFVKNVERVYSKSVFSQFCASGITICAIAYRLSSVNFAKEFSTVLPIGIYLLSMLNQIFLHCYFGNEVTLKSSRLTNALYTSEWYKMTPKDRKNVVMMMTRSIRPITVKAGGFFHYNLHSFSWVRIVV
- the LOC6032257 gene encoding odorant receptor 94a, which gives rise to MMNQIFMPCYFGNEVTLKSARLTHALYSSEWIKMNAPERKEIQMMMIRSMKPIVLKAGGFFYYNVGMFTSTLNTAYSLFCVLQRRVSSTRGEM
- the LOC119770366 gene encoding uncharacterized protein LOC119770366, whose translation is MEHYFSSISFSFKVLKIFGLWRTNKERYSYKVYRMFFICVFFMFYLGSIFVSALTVSTVDEFFSEILYIALTEIVMAFKTCAGFFKFYTIKQLHQQTHSTDFKPLNAKERKIFDKSITRINRYFWLLLCSTCTVWFNLLALFSGQFKLPMFPWMLGIPYGRHLPYNFYFLAVYQTTGMFLHAFINIIHDIQVCYLLEAGSIQLMLLEERFSTTQSKQTGRHNHRKLYIKYMEHFVKITNFVKQVESVWSKAIFSQFCASGITICAISFRLSSVSLKVSLVIKLERI
- the LOC6032255 gene encoding odorant receptor 94a isoform X1 is translated as MKNHILFIKLNFKFLKIFGLWHDGNESRSYKVYRIVFLVIFFLLYLGSIVISAVLTSSVEEFFSQILYAALTEMAMAVKTFYGYYHFVTIYRLHKQAISKNFQPVNAEEDKRSKNLLNKINLYFFGYLLWSTAGVWTNIAFLFNGQFKLPFFPWLLGIPYGKHLPYNYNFLLFYQLTGIWIHAVLNVIVDSQVGYLLAVAGIQMDFLAARLEATQAGRIGQKKFRNTYKQHIKHFNVVNNFVKNVERVYSKSVFSQFCASGITICAIAYRLSSVNFAKEFSTVLPIGIYLLSMLNQIFLHCYFGNEVTLKSSRLTNALYTSEWYKMTPKDRKNVVMMMTRSIRPITVKAGGFFHYNLHSFSWTLNTAYSLFCVLQRRKSIVENEH